From a region of the Buteo buteo chromosome 7, bButBut1.hap1.1, whole genome shotgun sequence genome:
- the HLTF gene encoding helicase-like transcription factor isoform X3 — MSWGLPKDSARGYCQYNICRGERNYSCFSSPDFYSSLGLEDFLSVGDTSGAEEDTDLAILYGTLRGSVVGLRYYTGIVNNNEMVALQREPNNPYDKNAVKVNNVNGDQVGHIKKELAAALAGIMDNKLALIEGVVPYGAKNAFTMPVQMSFWGREENKEAVLDQLKRHGFKLAPPLKVGSECGFGSKWISGRAGPSYSAPVHAAVQLTTEQLKSEFDKLFEDLKEDDKTCEMEGAEAVGTPLLPHQKQALAWMVSRENSNDLPPFWEERSNFYYNILTNFAEKKRPKNVLGGILADDMGLGKTLTTIALILTNFQDSKPLPVEKITSDKFYEESGTNSMNSVGRRLCKDSSNVMEPGVSNIKKFETTPLKYSSCLPKREKAKKPRYSGSSDLGESEEWLLQQTETTSCVVQEDTGFASVLLPSSTCLKRQTKRKGTAGVQCVEKKYSDDGPRATLIVCPLSVLSNWIDQFEQHIHQDFRVNIYVYYGSDRSKDPSVLSEQDIVLTTYNILATDYGIRGDSPLHKVRWLRIVLDEGHTIRNPNAQQTKAALNLEGHRRWVLTGTPIQNSVKDLWSLISFLKLKPFTDREWWHRTIQRPVTMGAPGGLGRLQSLIRSITLRRTKTSKVKGKPILELPERKVLIQHVTLTEEERQIYQSVKKEGKAAISRFFSEGTVLAHYADILGVLLRLRQLCCHPHLCINASSSFSADNKTSEELPETLVSKMKLVLSSGSDEECAVCLESLTLPVITRCAHVFCKPCIFEVIRSEQPNAKCPLCRNELRVEHLVECPLEEEIDSSNGKKSDREWISSSKINALMHALVELRRDNPTAKCLVVSQFTTFLSLIENPLKESGFAFTRLDGSMAQKKRVEAIHCFQSSQAGSPTVMLLSLKAGGVGLNLTAASRVFLMDPAWNPAAEDQCFDRCHRLGQEHNVVITKFIVKDSVEENMLKIQNKKRELAAGAFATKKPSASEVKQTKINEIKALIDL, encoded by the exons ATGTCCTGGGGGCTGCCCAA agaTTCTGCGAGAGGATACTGTCAGTATAACATctgcagaggagagagaaactactcctgtttttcctctcctgacTTTTACTCCAGTCTTGGGTTGGAAGACTTCCTCTCTGTAGGTGACACTtctggagcagaggaggataCAGACTTGGCTATCTTATATGGAACCTTGCGAGGAAGTGTTGTTGGATTACGATACTACACAGGGATT gTTAATAACAATGAAATGGTTGCACTTCAGAGGGAGCCCAATAATCCTTATgataaaaatgcagtgaaagtAAATAATGTGAATGGAGACCAGGTAGGCCATATAAAAAAAGAACTAGCGGCAGCATTGGCAGGCATTATGGACAACAAACTAGCATTAATTGAAGG GGTTGTCCCTTATGGAGCAAAAAATGCCTTTACCATGCCTGTACAAATGAGCTtttggggaagagaagaaaacaaggaagcaGTGCTAGATCAGCTAAAAAGGCACGGATTTAAATTGGCTCCTCCTCTGAAAG TAGGTTCAGAATGTGGTTTTGGATCAAAGTGGATTTCTGGGAGAGCTGGTCCAAGTTACAGTGCTCCGGTTCATGCTGCTGTGCAGTTGACAACTGAACAG CTTAAAAGTGAATTTGACAAATTGTTTGAGGATCTGAAGGAAGATGATAAAACTTGTGAAATGGAAGGAGCAGAG GCTGTTGGCACACCCTTGCTTCCCCATCAGAAGCAGGCTTTAGCTTGGATGGTTTCACGTGAGAACAGTAATGATTTGCCACCCTTTTGGGAAGAGAGAAGTAACTTCTACTACAATATACTTACaaactttgcagaaaagaagcGACCTAAAAATGTTCTTGGAGGAATACTGGCTGATGATATGGGACTG GGTAAAACGCTTACTACTATTGCATTGATTCTCACAAATTTTCAAGATAGCAAGCCTCTTCCTGTTGAAAAGATCACAAGTGATAAGTTTTATGAG GAATCTGGTACTAACAGCATGAACAGCGTTGGACGCAGACTATGTAAAG ACTCTAGCAATGTGATGGAGCCTGGTGTTTCTAACATAAAAAAGTTTGAAACTACTCCATTGAAATACTCAAGTTGTCTTCCAAAAAG AGAGAAAGCCAAGAAACCCAGATATTCAGGAAGCAGTGACTTGGGAGAGTCTGAAGAATGGCTACTGCAACAAACAGAAA CAACTTCCTGTGTTGTCCAAGAAGATACAGGCTTTGCATCTGTTCTTCTACCTTCATCTACTtgtttaaaaagacaaacaaaaagaaaag GTACTGCTGGCGTTCAGTGTGTTGAGAAGAAATATTCTGATGATGGCCCCAGAGCAACACTGATTGTGTGTCCACTCTCTGTCCTGAGCAATTGGATT GACCAGTTTGAACAACACATCCACCAAGATTTTCgtgtaaatatttatgtttattaCGGTTCTGACCGTAGCAAAGACCCATCAGTTCTTTCAGAACAAGACATCGTACTGACAACATACAACATCTTAGCTACGGATTACGGA ATCAGAGGTGACAGCCCTCTACATAAAGTCAGGTGGCTGAGAATTGTGTTGGATGAGGGGCACACTATACGAAATCCAAATGCTCAGCAAACTAAAGCTGCCTTAAATCTGGAGGGACACAGAAGATGGGTACTTACAG gCACTCCTATTCAGAATTCTGTAAAGGATTTGTGGtctcttatttcctttttaaaactgaaaccttTTACTGATCGAGAGTGGTGGCACAGAACAATTCAACGTCCAGTCACAATGGGAGCTCCAGGAGGACTTGG gcGTTTACAGTCTCTGATTAGGAGCATTACCCTTAGAAGAACTAAAACAAGTAAAGTTAAAGGAAAACCCATTCTGGAATTACCAGAACGTAAAGTACTTATTCAGCATGTTACGTTGACAGAGGAAGAGAGACAAATCTATCAATCTGTGAAGAAGGAGGGCAAAGCTGCTATTAGCAG ATTTTTCAGTGAAGGGACTGTACTAGCTCACTATGCTGACATCCTTGGTGTCCTGCTGAGATTGAGGCAGCTTTGTTGTCATCCTCATCTCTGTATAAATGCATCTTCTAGTTTTTCAGCTG aTAATAAAACCTCTGAAGAACTGCCTGAGACATTAGTGAGTAAAATGAAGTTGGTTCTGAGCTCTGGTTCAGATGAAGAATGTGCAGTTTGCTTGGAATCACTGACTCTTCCTGTGATAACACGCTGTGCGCATGTCTTTTGTAAGCCATGTATTTTTGAAGTCATCAGAAGTGAACAG CCAAATGCCAAATGCCCTCTCTGTAGGAATGAGCTTAGAGTAGAGCACTTGGTGGAATGTCCCCTAGAAGAGGAAATAGACTCCAGTAATGGAAAGAAGTCTGATCGGGAGTGGATATCCAGTTCAAAG ATAAATGCTCTCATGCATGCTTTGGTAGAACTACGGAGGGATAATCCAACTGCTAAATGTCTGGTTGTTTCTCAGTTCACAACTTTCCTGTCGCTGATAGAAAATCCCTTGAA AGAATCAGGGTTTGCCTTCACTCGTTTGGATGGCTCAAtggcacagaagaaaagagtaGAAGCAATTCATTGTTTCCAAAGCAGCCAAGCAGGATCCCCAACTGTAATGCTTTTGTCTCTGAAAGCAGGTGGAGTTGGATTAAATCTGACAGCAGCTTCCCGAGTGTTTTTAATGGATCCT GCTTGGAATCCTGCTGCAGAAGACCAGTGTTTTGACAGGTGTCACAGGCTGGGTCAGGAGCATAATGTTGTTATTACTAAG ttcaTAGTGAAGGattcagtggaagaaaatatgctgaaaattCAGAACAAGAAGAGGGAACTTGCAGCAGGAGCCTTTGCTACCAAAAAGCCTTCAGCAAGTGaagtaaaacaaaccaaaattaatgaaattaaggCTCTAATTGACTTATAG